The genomic window CCGTGGAGGCTCGACACGAAGTCGATCTCGGTGCCGGCAAGGTACTCGGCGCTGGTCGGGTCGACCAGGACCCGCACCCCGTCGTACTCGAGCACCCGGTCCTCCTCGCGCACGTGCTCATCGAAGTCGAGCTGGTAGCTGAACCCCGAGCACCCGCCCCCGACGACCGAGACCCGCAGCGCGTGGGCCTCCGAGAACCCCTCCTTCGCCCGCACCTGCTTCACCATCT from Deltaproteobacteria bacterium includes these protein-coding regions:
- the erpA gene encoding iron-sulfur cluster insertion protein ErpA — translated: MIEEASTPTLTPLALTPRAVEMVKQVRAKEGFSEAHALRVSVVGGGCSGFSYQLDFDEHVREEDRVLEYDGVRVLVDPTSAEYLAGTEIDFVSSLHGGGFRFSNPKATHTCGCGSSFAV